The following coding sequences lie in one Terriglobia bacterium genomic window:
- a CDS encoding type II toxin-antitoxin system VapC family toxin has product MASVFVDTNVFLRYLTNDDSGRAARAGRLFHDAVSGRVTLRTSALVIAEMVWTLESFYGLPKSQIAETVEKILNTPNLECDDSARILQALDAYVHENIDYIDAYHVFYMRDLGLARIATYDRKHFGRFPWIEIADL; this is encoded by the coding sequence ATGGCTAGCGTTTTCGTCGATACCAATGTCTTCCTGAGATATCTGACGAATGACGACTCCGGCAGGGCCGCGCGGGCCGGCAGGTTGTTCCACGATGCCGTCAGCGGCCGCGTCACCCTGAGAACCAGTGCGCTCGTGATTGCCGAAATGGTTTGGACCCTTGAATCATTCTACGGCCTGCCTAAATCGCAAATTGCGGAAACCGTTGAGAAGATTTTGAACACTCCCAACCTCGAATGCGACGACAGCGCGCGCATTCTCCAGGCGCTCGATGCGTATGTTCACGAAAACATCGATTACATCGATGCCTACCATGTTTTTTACATGAGGGACCTGGGGCTGGCGCGGATTGCCACCTATGATCGAAAACACTTCGGGCGCTTCCCCTGGATCGAAATCGCTGATCTCTAG
- a CDS encoding type II toxin-antitoxin system PrlF family antitoxin: MLESTVTRKGQITIPKAIRDRLGVKEGERVVFVLRGEEVVLKVIRGSILDLRGSVKPRAHPEDYEAIRKSVRREVSKRIAGNG, translated from the coding sequence ATGCTCGAATCGACAGTAACGCGAAAAGGTCAGATCACAATTCCGAAGGCGATCAGAGACCGTCTTGGAGTGAAGGAAGGAGAGAGGGTGGTTTTCGTCCTTCGGGGCGAGGAAGTAGTGCTCAAGGTAATTCGAGGCAGCATCCTGGATCTCAGAGGTTCGGTCAAGCCCCGGGCGCATCCGGAAGATTACGAAGCCATCCGCAAATCGGTCAGGCGCGAGGTATCAAAGAGGATCGCCGGAAATGGCTAG
- a CDS encoding SEC-C domain-containing protein, which translates to MTNQVGRSQPCPCGSGRKYKNCCYRRDAEAAGGRARLFSDPEWLLMRKTEGEIVEAVARFLKSRFGEDAMDRALDQFTAGSTIPEKQLVDSIFIPWLVFNWRPAPPRRRLDSRPPEAESPALAFLSEHGSQLDDYQKSFIRAACGEPFTFFVVIAVEPRRSLTLRDLLLEREVTVKERQATETLKRGNVIYARSVSLAGQSILLGVGPVPLPPEAQGWLLDFREDLKKIAGKKGGLDPAHLRSEDDSLRSFYFEVADRVLNPPPPVLQNTDGDPLVIMRLKYELLCPPEEAVEKLKSLALPECQQGILDGADFDGSRRLVQASITWQKRGNRMHPEWDNTSLGTIGIRRGVLEIEVNSEKRAKTIRQEIQNRLGGQCKFVSEERQSADALLHAQEAHGRTVKRGRPRQDEGEPMPPEVRALLGEKMKAHWDAWLDIPIPALRGQSPREATRTPQGRERLEALLMEFEYRNASIIQPELRPDVAELRRKLGLPA; encoded by the coding sequence ATGACAAATCAAGTCGGGAGAAGTCAACCCTGCCCCTGTGGGAGCGGGCGCAAATATAAGAACTGCTGTTATCGCCGGGATGCGGAGGCCGCCGGCGGCCGCGCCCGGCTCTTTTCGGATCCCGAATGGCTGCTGATGCGCAAGACCGAGGGCGAGATTGTAGAGGCGGTCGCGCGGTTTCTCAAATCCCGATTTGGCGAGGACGCCATGGATCGCGCCCTGGACCAATTCACTGCCGGCAGCACGATCCCGGAAAAGCAACTGGTCGATTCGATCTTCATCCCGTGGCTCGTGTTCAATTGGCGTCCTGCGCCTCCCAGGCGACGGCTCGATTCGCGCCCGCCGGAGGCGGAATCGCCGGCGCTGGCCTTCCTCTCAGAGCACGGATCGCAGCTCGACGACTATCAAAAGTCGTTCATCCGCGCAGCCTGCGGCGAACCCTTCACGTTTTTCGTCGTTATCGCCGTCGAGCCGCGCCGCAGCCTCACGCTGCGCGACCTCCTGCTCGAGCGCGAGGTCACCGTCAAGGAACGGCAGGCGACGGAAACCCTCAAACGCGGCAACGTCATCTACGCGCGCAGCGTGTCGCTCGCGGGCCAGTCGATCCTCCTGGGCGTGGGACCCGTTCCGTTGCCGCCCGAGGCTCAAGGCTGGCTCCTTGATTTCCGGGAGGATTTGAAGAAGATCGCCGGCAAAAAGGGAGGGCTCGATCCGGCACACCTCCGGTCCGAGGACGATTCCCTGCGCTCCTTCTACTTCGAGGTTGCCGATCGGGTTTTGAACCCTCCGCCTCCGGTTCTCCAGAACACCGACGGCGATCCGCTCGTGATCATGCGGCTCAAGTATGAGCTGCTGTGCCCTCCCGAAGAGGCGGTGGAGAAACTGAAGTCGCTGGCCCTTCCGGAATGTCAGCAGGGAATCCTTGATGGCGCCGATTTCGACGGCTCGAGGCGTCTCGTCCAGGCCTCCATCACCTGGCAGAAGAGAGGAAATCGCATGCATCCCGAATGGGACAATACCTCGCTGGGAACGATCGGTATCCGGCGCGGTGTCCTGGAGATCGAGGTCAACTCCGAGAAACGGGCGAAAACAATCCGGCAGGAGATTCAGAATCGCCTGGGCGGCCAATGCAAGTTTGTGAGCGAGGAGCGCCAAAGCGCAGATGCCCTGCTTCACGCCCAAGAGGCCCATGGCAGAACTGTGAAGAGAGGCCGGCCGCGGCAGGATGAGGGCGAGCCCATGCCGCCGGAAGTTCGCGCTCTACTGGGAGAGAAGATGAAGGCTCACTGGGATGCATGGCTCGACATCCCCATCCCCGCACTCAGGGGCCAATCGCCGCGGGAGGCCACGCGCACACCGCAAGGCCGGGAAAGGCTGGAAGCGCTGCTGATGGAGTTTGAATACAGGAACGCATCCATCATCCAGCCCGAGCTGCGCCCCGATGTGGCCGAGCTCCGCAGGAAACTGGGCCTGCCGGCCTAG
- a CDS encoding protein kinase, giving the protein MGEVYRARDTRLGREVAIKVLPPEATSDQERRHRFAREARAASALSHPNVATIYEFGESEGRAFIAMELIEGQPLSAHIGGRPLAARDIVDIALQTAGALEEAHARGITHRDIKPGNIMITPRGHVKVLDFGLARMEKREAASAAETTLATREGTALGTVPYMSPEQAMGREVDGRSDIFSLGAVIYEMATGNRPFGGENAAEITDRILHSQPAAIARFNYEVPEEFDRIVRKCLEKDRERRYQSARDLRVDLGNMKRDLEYGSGEAALRTPAEATARAPAQPFRWRRAAIGASLLLLSAGTYGVLRLGPWRPVDAKSLSSIAVLPLANMTGDSTQEYFADGMTEALITELARIRSLKVIARTSSMRFKKSDKALPEIARQLGVEGIVEGSVMRGGGRVRVTAHLIRASTQEHLWGDNFDRQEEDVLALDSEIAQTIAAQVHTALGPEDAGRLPQRRKVKPEAYDLVLQGFSLIKSGGDPDAFRRAIALFEKAVTLDPQSVEAHAGLANALQTLAGWGFAPYWDYYPRIQKEVETAMALDPNYSWAHLAKGGLQWAERNPRGALASRRRAVELDPADSTALAEYSGLLLMLEPGGEGEALMRKAIEMDPLAQPPRCNYKDWPDFDTIREDPRFQRVVEDRKLPVASFCRIPQNEPKR; this is encoded by the coding sequence ATGGGAGAGGTCTATCGGGCGCGCGACACGCGGCTGGGACGCGAGGTGGCGATCAAAGTGCTGCCTCCGGAGGCGACCTCGGACCAGGAGCGGCGCCACCGGTTTGCGCGCGAGGCGCGGGCGGCCTCGGCGCTTTCCCACCCGAATGTGGCTACCATTTACGAATTCGGTGAATCCGAAGGCCGCGCCTTCATCGCGATGGAGCTGATCGAAGGGCAGCCGCTGAGCGCGCACATCGGGGGCCGCCCGCTCGCCGCGCGTGACATCGTGGATATCGCGCTCCAAACCGCGGGAGCGCTCGAAGAGGCCCACGCGCGCGGGATCACGCACCGCGACATCAAGCCCGGCAACATCATGATCACGCCGCGCGGGCACGTCAAGGTGCTCGACTTCGGCCTCGCGAGGATGGAAAAGCGGGAGGCGGCGTCCGCCGCCGAAACCACACTTGCGACCCGGGAAGGAACGGCGCTGGGGACGGTGCCGTACATGAGTCCGGAGCAGGCGATGGGCCGCGAGGTGGACGGCCGGTCGGATATTTTCAGCCTGGGTGCGGTGATCTACGAGATGGCGACCGGGAACCGGCCATTCGGCGGGGAGAATGCAGCGGAGATCACGGACCGGATCCTGCACAGCCAGCCGGCAGCGATCGCACGGTTCAATTACGAGGTGCCGGAAGAGTTCGATCGCATCGTGCGCAAGTGCCTCGAGAAGGATCGGGAGCGGCGTTACCAGTCGGCACGCGATCTGCGGGTCGACCTGGGGAACATGAAGCGGGACCTGGAGTACGGCAGCGGCGAAGCGGCGCTGCGCACACCTGCGGAAGCCACGGCGCGCGCTCCGGCTCAACCCTTCCGGTGGCGGCGCGCAGCGATCGGCGCGTCGCTGCTGCTCCTGTCGGCTGGGACTTACGGAGTGCTGCGCCTCGGCCCCTGGCGGCCCGTCGATGCGAAATCGCTGTCATCGATCGCGGTGCTTCCTCTGGCAAACATGACGGGCGACTCAACCCAGGAATACTTCGCCGACGGGATGACAGAAGCGTTGATCACGGAGCTGGCAAGGATCCGCTCGCTCAAAGTCATCGCACGGACCTCGAGCATGCGGTTCAAAAAGAGTGACAAGGCCCTGCCGGAAATCGCCAGACAGCTCGGCGTCGAGGGGATTGTCGAGGGGTCGGTGATGCGCGGAGGCGGCCGAGTGCGTGTGACGGCCCATCTCATTCGGGCTTCCACGCAGGAACACCTGTGGGGAGATAACTTTGATCGCCAGGAGGAGGATGTCCTCGCCCTTGACAGTGAGATCGCCCAAACCATCGCGGCACAGGTTCATACAGCCCTCGGCCCCGAGGATGCCGGCCGCCTGCCGCAGCGACGGAAAGTGAAGCCAGAAGCTTATGATCTGGTGCTCCAGGGCTTTTCCCTCATCAAGAGCGGCGGAGACCCGGATGCCTTCCGTCGTGCCATTGCCTTGTTCGAAAAGGCCGTCACCCTGGATCCCCAGTCCGTAGAGGCCCATGCCGGGCTGGCCAACGCACTCCAAACCCTCGCGGGGTGGGGGTTCGCCCCTTATTGGGATTACTATCCGAGGATCCAGAAGGAAGTGGAGACGGCCATGGCTCTGGACCCCAACTACTCCTGGGCCCATCTGGCCAAGGGCGGCCTGCAGTGGGCGGAGCGCAACCCCCGAGGTGCGCTCGCTTCCCGGCGGCGCGCGGTGGAACTGGATCCCGCCGATTCCACCGCTCTTGCCGAATACTCAGGCCTTCTTCTGATGTTGGAGCCCGGCGGCGAAGGGGAGGCCCTCATGCGCAAGGCCATCGAAATGGACCCCTTGGCTCAGCCCCCCCGCTGCAATTACAAGGACTGGCCCGACTTCGATACCATCCGCGAGGATCCCCGGTTCCAGAGAGTCGTCGAGGACCGAAAGCTGCCTGTGGCCAGCTTCTGTCGAATTCCGCAGAATGAGCCGAAGCGGTGA
- a CDS encoding outer membrane lipoprotein-sorting protein — protein sequence MLIRRVFSAIAVVALMSVAALAQDLTLDQVLKKAEDAIGGAEAISKVQTLKMTAKMTVSGQEMLMTVSTKRPSCVRTEMTIQGQSVVSAYDGTTGWMINPLTGSSEPQKMDDKTTASLSTSDMNNSLGSLSGLKAAGHTVELLGKEDVDGSPAYKVKVTLKSGPIMTYFLDTGTFLPIKIVSKISQMGQDVEVEGFPSNYKKVGGIMFAHSIAQKVGGRSLGQMDIEKIEIDTPMDDSIFKMPVKK from the coding sequence ATGTTGATCAGACGCGTTTTCAGCGCTATCGCAGTTGTGGCGCTCATGAGTGTCGCCGCGTTGGCCCAGGATCTCACGCTCGACCAGGTCCTCAAAAAAGCTGAGGACGCGATCGGCGGCGCTGAAGCCATCAGCAAAGTCCAGACCCTCAAGATGACTGCAAAGATGACGGTAAGCGGTCAGGAAATGCTCATGACCGTGTCGACCAAGCGCCCCAGCTGCGTGCGCACAGAAATGACCATCCAGGGGCAAAGTGTCGTCTCGGCGTACGACGGCACCACCGGTTGGATGATCAACCCGCTTACGGGCTCCTCGGAGCCGCAGAAGATGGACGACAAGACGACCGCCAGTCTCTCCACTTCCGACATGAACAACTCCCTCGGCTCGCTCAGCGGCCTCAAGGCAGCCGGCCACACCGTCGAACTGCTCGGCAAGGAAGATGTCGATGGCTCGCCTGCCTACAAGGTCAAGGTTACTCTCAAGAGCGGTCCCATCATGACCTATTTCCTCGATACCGGGACTTTCCTGCCCATCAAGATAGTGAGCAAGATCTCCCAGATGGGACAGGATGTTGAAGTCGAGGGCTTCCCCAGCAACTATAAGAAAGTCGGCGGCATCATGTTCGCTCACTCCATCGCTCAGAAAGTCGGTGGCCGCTCCTTAGGGCAGATGGACATCGAGAAGATCGAGATCGACACGCCCATGGACGACAGCATTTTCAAGATGCCGGTCAAAAAGTGA
- a CDS encoding PAS domain S-box protein — protein MALQYIGAVLVVAFALQLTLLLRPLMEQNVFLLFFAAVVVVAWHGSPGPTLLAAISSALIVNYFFFHRTRFPNLDLADLPQLGIFMIVSLVISLLSARRGRAEGELSSAHKELETKIRKRTAELATANEAMQSEIAERKRSEEALRATEDRYRELFRQIKSAVAVYEACADGEDFVFKDFNPAGEQIEKVRTDDLIGKRVTQVFPGIRKMGLLEVFQRVWRTGMPEHHPTSIYEDGHISGWRENSVYKLRTGEIVAVYDDVTERWRAEEALRESEERFSVFMANLPAGAFIKDAAGRILFANRYLQELLGFQDWEGQTTLGLVSGEAGLRMTEDDRQALEHGPVVAQETVVDCRGISRTFETYKFPIRIERKPVLLAGIAVDVTGRTLAEEAQRQAEQKYRSLFEHAVEGIFQSSPEGRFFTVNPALARTLGYSSPEEVISTVQDIAHQLYVDPERRREYARLLEEQGFVIGFECQSYRKDKSIIWVSFSTRAIRSPEGKVLRYEGTVEDITERKRLEAQFRQAQKMEAIGILAGGVAHDFNNLLTVINGYTDSLLSEVAKDDPKRGDLEQIKQAGERAVSLTSQLLAFSRRQILQPRILDLNDAVAETSSIIRRLIGEDVDLNAVARPDLGLVKADPGQIQQIIMNLAVNAREAMPQGGRLTIETANADLDEEYVRRRAVVPAGRYVMLAISDNGIGMDAETQSRIFEPFFTTKGPGKGTGLGLSTVYGIVKQSGGFIWVYSEPGSGTTFKIYLPRVEGKAITLAGDEKAQPALRGIETVLVVEDDSAARTLIMRVLRERGYTVIEASDSREALRIAQEYAREIHLLLTDVVMPETSGKALASQIEAARPGIKVLFVSGYTSDAIVHHGVLDSSVAFLSKPFKADALARKVREVLDSIA, from the coding sequence GTGGCGCTTCAATACATCGGGGCAGTCCTGGTTGTGGCTTTCGCGCTCCAACTCACGCTTCTCCTGCGACCCCTGATGGAGCAAAACGTTTTCCTCCTGTTTTTTGCGGCCGTCGTGGTGGTTGCTTGGCACGGGAGTCCGGGGCCTACCCTGTTGGCGGCGATATCATCGGCTCTCATCGTTAATTATTTCTTTTTTCACCGGACCCGTTTTCCAAACTTGGACTTGGCAGACCTGCCCCAGCTAGGCATCTTCATGATTGTATCGCTTGTGATCAGCTTGCTGAGCGCACGGCGCGGGCGGGCGGAGGGTGAACTGAGCAGCGCCCACAAAGAACTGGAAACGAAGATCCGAAAACGCACTGCAGAATTGGCCACAGCCAACGAGGCCATGCAATCTGAGATTGCCGAACGCAAGCGCTCTGAGGAGGCCCTGCGGGCCACCGAGGATCGATATCGGGAGTTGTTCAGGCAGATCAAGAGCGCGGTCGCCGTCTATGAGGCATGCGCGGATGGTGAAGATTTCGTCTTCAAGGATTTCAATCCGGCTGGGGAGCAAATCGAAAAGGTAAGAACTGATGATCTTATCGGGAAACGTGTCACGCAGGTTTTCCCCGGCATTCGGAAAATGGGATTGTTGGAGGTATTTCAGCGCGTGTGGAGGACCGGAATGCCTGAGCATCACCCGACTTCGATTTACGAAGATGGACATATTTCCGGGTGGAGGGAAAATTCCGTCTATAAGCTGCGGACAGGCGAAATTGTGGCTGTGTACGACGACGTCACCGAGCGCTGGCGGGCCGAAGAGGCCCTGCGGGAAAGTGAGGAACGATTCTCCGTGTTCATGGCTAATCTTCCTGCCGGCGCGTTCATCAAAGACGCGGCCGGGCGGATTTTGTTCGCCAACAGATATCTCCAAGAGTTGCTTGGCTTCCAGGATTGGGAGGGCCAAACCACGCTGGGACTGGTATCGGGAGAAGCGGGGCTCCGAATGACAGAGGATGACCGGCAAGCGCTCGAGCACGGCCCGGTGGTTGCCCAAGAAACAGTTGTGGATTGCCGCGGGATCAGCCGCACATTCGAAACCTACAAATTCCCGATCCGGATCGAAAGGAAGCCGGTTCTGCTGGCCGGAATTGCGGTGGACGTCACGGGGCGCACGCTGGCGGAGGAAGCGCAGCGGCAAGCGGAACAGAAGTATCGGAGCCTCTTTGAGCACGCTGTTGAGGGCATTTTTCAGAGCTCCCCGGAAGGGCGATTCTTTACAGTCAACCCTGCCCTGGCGCGGACCCTGGGCTATTCCTCTCCAGAGGAAGTCATATCCACCGTCCAGGATATTGCGCACCAACTCTATGTTGATCCTGAACGGCGGCGGGAGTATGCGCGTTTGCTCGAAGAACAGGGCTTCGTAATCGGATTTGAGTGTCAATCATACCGCAAGGACAAGAGCATTATCTGGGTTTCGTTTTCTACCCGAGCCATCCGCAGCCCTGAGGGCAAGGTGCTTCGTTATGAAGGTACGGTCGAAGACATCACAGAGCGCAAGCGTCTGGAAGCTCAGTTCAGGCAAGCACAAAAGATGGAGGCCATCGGGATTCTCGCGGGCGGTGTGGCCCATGACTTCAACAATCTGCTCACGGTGATCAATGGTTATACCGATTCCTTACTGAGCGAGGTTGCGAAAGACGATCCCAAGCGCGGCGACCTTGAGCAGATCAAGCAAGCCGGAGAGCGCGCCGTCTCCCTGACATCCCAGCTCCTAGCCTTCAGCCGCAGGCAGATACTCCAACCAAGGATTCTGGATTTAAATGATGCGGTTGCTGAGACGAGCTCGATCATTCGCCGGCTGATCGGCGAGGATGTCGACCTGAATGCCGTTGCCCGACCGGACCTGGGACTGGTTAAGGCCGATCCTGGACAAATTCAGCAGATCATCATGAATCTCGCCGTGAATGCTCGTGAGGCGATGCCCCAAGGGGGCCGACTAACCATTGAAACTGCCAACGCCGATCTCGACGAAGAGTATGTTCGTAGACGTGCCGTGGTGCCGGCGGGTCGATATGTAATGCTGGCGATCAGCGACAATGGGATTGGCATGGACGCGGAGACCCAGTCCCGTATATTTGAGCCCTTTTTTACCACCAAAGGACCGGGCAAAGGCACAGGCTTGGGTTTGTCCACCGTTTATGGAATCGTCAAGCAAAGCGGTGGTTTCATCTGGGTTTACAGCGAGCCGGGCAGTGGGACCACGTTCAAGATCTATCTCCCGCGCGTGGAGGGGAAAGCTATTACGCTCGCCGGCGATGAAAAAGCGCAGCCTGCTCTCCGCGGGATCGAAACAGTGCTCGTGGTTGAAGACGACTCGGCGGCGCGGACGTTGATCATGCGGGTTCTGCGCGAGCGAGGCTACACCGTGATTGAGGCGTCAGATAGCCGGGAAGCCTTGCGTATAGCTCAAGAGTATGCTCGGGAGATCCATCTGCTACTAACCGATGTCGTCATGCCAGAAACAAGTGGGAAAGCGTTGGCTTCTCAAATTGAGGCCGCCCGCCCAGGCATCAAGGTTCTCTTTGTTTCCGGATACACAAGCGACGCGATCGTCCATCATGGGGTATTGGACTCAAGCGTTGCCTTCCTCTCAAAACCCTTCAAAGCCGATGCTCTCGCGCGCAAGGTTCGGGAGGTGCTCGATTCAATCGCATAG
- a CDS encoding PAS domain S-box protein, translating to MTKAKILIVEDDSVVGVYIQKCLEKAGFVVVAVVSSAEQAVAAARSETPDLALMDITLPGDMDGVEAARQIRFQLNIPVVYLTGSADEKTLERAKVAEPLGYLLKPFNERELQTTIESALHQYHASTMRTQETLRQAEEKYHAMFENLPVGIYRTTPAGQMLTANPAMAHILGYETPAELIAAASDVGSSVYAKPEHRRELLGVLGQYGIVRNFETRLRRRSGDQIWVSISARAVKDTDGRDLCYEGSIQDITERKRAEDALRESEARLTCVVNSAQDGIVMMDDEGLVTLWSPAAERITGYTAEEIVGRNLHDLIAPARLRDKHHSALQSWRESGQGNAIGQTSEVPCLRKDGAEIITELSLSSVRLRGRWTAVGIIRDIAERKRAQKERDRMEVMLRQSQKLESVGQLAAGIAHEINTPTQYVGDNTRFLKDAFGDLQSALQAYWGLLAACKEGNVTPELVQEVESGVQAADVEYLSEEIPKAIGQTLEGVDRVATIVRAMKDFSHPGTREKTPTNIHKAIESTLIVCRHEYKYVAEVVTDFDSSMPLVPCFPGDFNQVILNLVINAAHAIADRLGSEPQSKGKITVKTVRDGNGAEIRVSDTGTGIPESARPRIFDPFFTTKEVGKGTGQGLAICHAVVVGKHGGMITFETEIGKGTTFIVRLPLD from the coding sequence ATGACGAAAGCAAAGATCCTGATTGTCGAGGACGATTCTGTCGTAGGAGTCTACATCCAGAAGTGCCTGGAAAAGGCAGGTTTTGTGGTGGTTGCGGTCGTCTCCAGCGCGGAGCAGGCGGTTGCGGCGGCGAGATCGGAGACTCCCGATCTGGCGCTGATGGATATCACCCTGCCAGGTGATATGGACGGCGTGGAGGCAGCCAGACAGATAAGGTTCCAGCTGAATATTCCGGTAGTCTATTTGACGGGCTCCGCGGATGAGAAAACACTGGAGCGGGCCAAGGTTGCGGAACCTCTCGGGTACCTCCTCAAGCCGTTCAACGAGCGAGAACTGCAGACAACAATAGAGAGTGCCCTCCACCAGTATCACGCTTCGACCATGAGAACGCAGGAAACCCTGCGACAGGCGGAAGAGAAATACCACGCCATGTTCGAAAACTTGCCTGTAGGCATCTACCGAACCACGCCTGCCGGCCAGATGCTGACTGCCAATCCCGCAATGGCTCACATCTTGGGCTACGAAACACCCGCGGAGTTGATCGCAGCGGCATCTGACGTGGGATCAAGCGTATATGCCAAACCCGAACATCGGAGAGAACTTCTAGGAGTGCTCGGCCAGTACGGCATTGTCAGGAACTTTGAAACAAGACTCCGCCGCAGAAGCGGCGATCAGATCTGGGTCAGTATCAGTGCGCGAGCGGTGAAGGATACGGATGGGAGAGATCTCTGCTACGAAGGCAGCATCCAGGATATCACCGAGCGCAAGCGGGCCGAGGACGCGCTCCGCGAGAGCGAAGCAAGGCTGACGTGTGTTGTCAACTCTGCTCAAGATGGGATCGTGATGATGGATGATGAGGGCTTGGTCACCCTATGGAGCCCTGCTGCGGAACGCATCACCGGATACACCGCTGAAGAGATTGTCGGAAGAAACCTCCATGACCTGATTGCCCCTGCGCGGCTGCGCGACAAACATCACTCCGCCCTTCAGTCGTGGCGGGAATCCGGACAGGGCAATGCCATAGGCCAGACGTCAGAAGTACCATGCCTCCGAAAGGACGGAGCGGAGATAATTACCGAACTATCTTTGTCTTCGGTAAGACTACGCGGGCGCTGGACCGCGGTCGGGATAATCAGGGACATCGCGGAGCGCAAGCGGGCGCAAAAAGAGCGTGACCGGATGGAAGTCATGCTGCGCCAGTCGCAGAAGCTCGAATCGGTCGGGCAACTGGCCGCGGGCATTGCGCACGAGATCAACACTCCCACCCAATACGTCGGCGACAACACCCGCTTTTTAAAGGATGCTTTTGGGGACCTGCAGAGCGCATTGCAGGCCTATTGGGGGTTGCTTGCCGCCTGCAAAGAGGGAAACGTGACCCCTGAGCTCGTCCAGGAGGTGGAGTCGGGAGTCCAAGCGGCGGACGTGGAATACCTTTCGGAGGAGATTCCCAAGGCCATCGGGCAAACCCTGGAGGGAGTCGACCGCGTCGCCACGATTGTGCGTGCCATGAAGGATTTTTCCCATCCCGGCACGAGAGAGAAAACGCCCACCAACATCCACAAGGCCATCGAGAGCACCCTCATTGTGTGCCGCCATGAGTACAAATACGTGGCCGAGGTGGTGACGGATTTCGATTCCTCGATGCCGCTGGTGCCGTGCTTTCCGGGTGACTTCAACCAGGTCATTCTAAATCTTGTCATCAATGCCGCCCATGCAATCGCAGACCGCCTCGGCTCCGAACCGCAGTCGAAGGGGAAGATTACAGTCAAGACGGTCCGAGATGGGAACGGTGCGGAGATCCGTGTCTCGGACACGGGCACGGGCATTCCCGAATCCGCGCGCCCCAGGATCTTCGATCCGTTTTTCACCACCAAGGAGGTGGGCAAAGGAACAGGACAGGGCTTGGCTATTTGCCATGCGGTTGTGGTCGGCAAGCACGGCGGCATGATCACTTTTGAAACCGAGATCGGCAAAGGGACGACATTCATCGTTCGTTTGCCACTCGATTGA
- a CDS encoding response regulator: MPRDRILLVEDEEAIANLTEKTLSNLGYEVAFTARSGEDAIRTSREDKPDLVLMDIGLKGAMDGIEAAKEIRLNLDIPVVFLTAAEDDKTLARAKTAEPFGYIVKPFRPRDLRATIEIALSQHQANRRRADRTLQEAEKRFRSQFYDAVAGMFQARVDGQFLQANQALVRMLGYESVEDLLAAAKNVVQVLKVDLNPGQELAPVCQNPSGTKNFELQAYRKDGSTIWVSGRVRAVRDSRGNVLCYEGNVMDMGTPGY; this comes from the coding sequence ATGCCAAGAGATAGAATCTTGCTCGTCGAAGATGAAGAGGCAATCGCAAACCTCACTGAGAAAACCCTGAGCAATCTCGGTTATGAAGTTGCTTTCACGGCACGGTCTGGTGAAGATGCAATTCGGACTTCCCGAGAAGACAAGCCGGATTTGGTTCTGATGGACATAGGATTGAAAGGGGCTATGGACGGCATAGAAGCGGCCAAGGAGATACGCCTCAACCTGGATATCCCGGTGGTCTTCCTCACGGCTGCTGAGGACGACAAGACTCTGGCGCGCGCCAAGACCGCCGAGCCTTTCGGGTACATCGTGAAGCCGTTCAGGCCCAGGGACCTGCGTGCCACGATTGAGATTGCTCTGTCGCAGCACCAGGCCAATCGCAGGCGAGCGGACCGGACCCTGCAGGAAGCGGAAAAGAGATTCCGGTCGCAGTTTTATGATGCCGTGGCGGGCATGTTCCAAGCCAGGGTCGATGGGCAATTCCTTCAAGCAAACCAGGCTCTCGTCCGCATGCTGGGCTACGAGTCCGTGGAAGATTTGCTTGCCGCGGCCAAAAACGTAGTGCAAGTGCTTAAGGTCGATCTCAATCCCGGCCAGGAGCTCGCGCCAGTATGCCAGAATCCAAGCGGCACGAAAAACTTCGAACTGCAGGCGTACCGTAAGGACGGGAGCACGATTTGGGTATCAGGAAGGGTGCGCGCGGTTCGCGATTCCAGAGGGAACGTGCTCTGCTATGAAGGCAACGTCATGGATATGGGAACTCCGGGTTATTAA
- a CDS encoding type II toxin-antitoxin system PemK/MazF family toxin: protein MRQYEIRWANLPEPIGRRPVFLLSRNPAYAYLNKIIVAEVASTVRGIPEEVALGKSEGLPRPSVVNLDNVHVVSKALLTGRIGALPRNREREVKRALGYALDWPELKVL from the coding sequence ATGAGACAGTATGAAATCCGCTGGGCCAACCTGCCGGAGCCAATAGGGCGCCGGCCCGTGTTCCTGCTTAGCCGCAATCCCGCCTACGCCTACCTGAACAAGATCATCGTTGCCGAGGTGGCATCGACCGTCCGCGGCATTCCGGAAGAGGTCGCTCTGGGGAAGAGTGAAGGGCTGCCGCGACCGTCGGTAGTGAACCTGGATAATGTGCACGTCGTTTCCAAAGCTCTTCTGACCGGCCGTATCGGCGCCCTGCCGAGGAACCGGGAGCGCGAAGTGAAACGCGCCCTGGGCTATGCTCTTGACTGGCCCGAACTCAAAGTGCTCTGA